AGGAAGCTTCTGCGGACAGCAGGCAGAAGTCCTAAAACTGCGAACAGCTATCTCTCACATATCCGCCGACTTGAGAACACTTACGGCGATGAATGTGGCGGTCTTGAGGAATCTACTCTCAGGGAGTACCTTGAAGGTCTTGTTGACGAAGGAAAGTCTCTTTCCTACATCAACCAGGCTCAAAGCGCGATCAGGTTCATGTACAAACATGTTCTTCATAAGGATAACCCCCTCCCAGGTCCTGGTCTTATCTCCAAGAAAATACCACTTCACGGAATTTTCAACAGAGATGAGATCAAGAATATCTTCGCCAATGTTCATGAGCTGAAGTACAGGCTTGCGCTGATGCTCATTTACTCATCAGGTCTGAGAGTCGGTGAAGCAACTCATCTTCTGAGGAATGCAGTGGATTTTGAGAACATGGTCATCCATGTAAATGATATGGATGGAGAGCATTTAAGGGACACTATCCTGGCAAATTCAATTGCTGATATCCTTGAATACTATATCGAGACAAGAACGGATGATTCTCCATGGATGTTCCCCGGCAGAGGAAAAACAAGTTGTATTTCTCCCAGAACCATTCAAAGATCGTTCGCTGAAGCCATGCTTGCAGCTGGTATAGATAAGCGAGCAACGCTGGGATGGCTCAGACACAGCTTTGCGGTTCATATGCTTGAGGACGGAACAGACAGGAAACTCGTCCGAAATCTTCTTGGAATATCGACTCCATCCATGATCACTCCCTACATGAAACTTGCCTTGAAGAGAAGCGCTCTCAGGGTAACCAGCCCTGCGGACAGATTTCTGACCAGAAGAAAGAGCTAGTTTCACCTTGCGGGTCGGGATCATCTCCCGGCCCGCTTTCCATTGTCCGCATGGAATTTGCCGGACCTGAGCCAGAGCTTCTTTCCAGTCATCAGGGCAAATATGATTCCCAGAAGCCCTGCTGTACCTATGCCCGCAGGACAACCGGGCTGACCGCAATCAAAGGTGTAAATGGTTATGTTCCCTGTAAAGCACGTGGTTAGCTGAGCTTTCATCGATCAGGTTTCTTGATTGAGGTATGTCCTGTTGCTGTGTTCTGAGAGTCTATTTGCTGCTTTCTCTGTTGACAGGGAGTGGTTTCGGCAAGTATGATCAGTTTCAGGCAGGAATCGGAGGTTTATCGGGACGAATGGGCTGCTTTATATGCAGGTCATGGTATTGCGGAAAATTCATTG
This Candidatus Aegiribacteria sp. DNA region includes the following protein-coding sequences:
- a CDS encoding site-specific integrase, with product MTDYIEQTRKLLRTAGRSPKTANSYLSHIRRLENTYGDECGGLEESTLREYLEGLVDEGKSLSYINQAQSAIRFMYKHVLHKDNPLPGPGLISKKIPLHGIFNRDEIKNIFANVHELKYRLALMLIYSSGLRVGEATHLLRNAVDFENMVIHVNDMDGEHLRDTILANSIADILEYYIETRTDDSPWMFPGRGKTSCISPRTIQRSFAEAMLAAGIDKRATLGWLRHSFAVHMLEDGTDRKLVRNLLGISTPSMITPYMKLALKRSALRVTSPADRFLTRRKS